The sequence below is a genomic window from Maylandia zebra isolate NMK-2024a linkage group LG18, Mzebra_GT3a, whole genome shotgun sequence.
CCACCTAATGCATGTAATGGCAGTAAATTTCTGGAGTAAATGTTTTTGGTTGGCCAGAGGAAGAGTGAGTGTGTGGCTGtgtcttatttttttgtttagggGAGAGACCGAGGCAGACTGGGCTTTGATAGCTGACCCTTCATGTGACTGTTAGTGTTTATGCAGCTGAAGACGGGATGCTGTGCCCGACTTGAGCTCTCGTCCACAGATGAAGTCACTCGCGATCACACTCTGACAATGACCTCAGCTCAGGTTCAGCCCAGTACTTATTTCACACATTCATGTCTGCTAACTCAAAGTGTCTGCCAAAGTGTCATGTTGCTCTTGCAATGAATTACAACTGCATCAACCTCTGAAAAGcgcacttttaaaaaaacaaaacaaaccaaaaaaaaacccaaaaaacccccccaaaaaaacaagcacTCTAATGTCTGGAAGTCTGACATCTTCAAACATGCATTAACTCACATTAGCTCTATTCCCAAAGGCGGCATAAAATGGCTGCTTGTTATTCTGGAACAGGTTCTTGATGTCTGTAAGGCATTCAATCTTGAAGATCTCTGGTTTCTTCTCGATGACCTCTCTGAAGCAAACAGACAGTTTTATTAGAGGGCATACACATCCTTCCCGTGTGTCCAGTTTGAGTTAGAGGTAATTTGATCAAACATATTTCGTTTATCTCAAACCCGTTTCTCCGACTGTTTTTAGATAAGAATTTGTTTATAAATGACTTTTGTCCTCTTTACAAATCGTGTAATAGCACGGCCTAAATCCAAATGCATTTCAGCAATTTCTGTTTAAAATTATGACTCAAAACAAATACACAGATGGTAGGGGTGTTTCTAATTTAAGCAAATTAAAACAAGAGGGACACATaaataatgcaaatatctacAAGTGTTTGCACCACACAACTATCAGCAATGCTGCAGGTTGCTATGCTGAGACACTAGCCATTCTGAACAGGTTTCAAGGTCACACAAAAACCCTGCTATGTGATTAACACactgaataaaagaaatcaaCATTTTCAAGGGAACCATTAACAACACAGGAAAGTTTTACTTGTTCTGTGAAAGTGAGAAAAGGATACTTGCTTTAGCTGTATTAACATTTGGATAATATCTGACATACAAGGCATAACAAGCAAGTATCACAAGagtatttaattgtttaattaacATTATATTAACACAGTCATAATTCACTGAAACCAGTGTTGCTGGGAAACATGTTTGATGGGAGAAATACCGAAAGGGGTCATTTTAAAATCATGtaactgttaaaataaaatcacatcagTTAGTTTGGAACTTTTTCTAAAGTCATTTTATTCATCATACAGTGAATTTTGGGGTGTGTGGGATTAAATTATTGATTGATTTCCCCCCCCCAAATGTAAAACAACAATTGCAGCATGCCTGGTTGCTTAGCAGCACATCTTACATACTCAAACTTTAACATGAAGGTTACTGTATCATGAGTTAGCTAGAGGAGGCTGACAGATGAACATGTGTGGGAGACAGTAGGTGGATCTAATAGGTCATTCTGATGATGTTCttctacaataattaaaatattaagATGTGTCAGCAATTGTATTTTTGTTGTAGTCTTGTTTATTAGTAGACTCTGAAATATATTTTACCTTTACAACCAGGAAGGAAATAATTTCAATAATTTGTGAAACTCCTCTAAAACTGAaccttaaatatttattttgtcaaatatatttaaattcaGAAAAATGAGTCAAAAATAGACGTTCTGCTGCAAGATGTCTCAAATGATCCCACATTatcaaaaaaatatacaaagcTAGCAGCCTCCTTCTGGATCTCCTCACCACTTCAACAAAAGAATCATTCACACAAATCATGTCtctaaaaatgcaaatgagaCTGTGACAGCAACGGGGAAATAaagagaatagaataatccaaaacagagaaaatgctggcCATGAGCGTACTTTAGAGAAGTGACGGCACTAATACCAACACAGTTAATGCCTTTTAGATAGGAATTCATGAACTTGAGTTTGCTGTAGACTTAATAACCATGGCATATGAAAGACTTATTATAAAGAACGAGGCTCGGGAGAGTGGGGACGATTTTGAGACTGAGAATAGGGTTTTTAAAGTGAAACTAACtttgtagagaaaaaaaaagatttaagggTGAAAAATATGGGGTGGTTTGAAAACAACATTAATATCTGGGGATAAGGAGGATTTAAATTAAATCATTTAATGTATATAATGAGCTTCATGATACCGAGACTGGTAACCATTTAGAGCTTATATTACCTGTGGAAAGCAGAGAAGAGGCTGCTGGGAGAGAGCATGAGAGGTCCTCGGGGTAGGATGGTGCCTCCATCATTGACCCACTGTAAGTAACCTCTTGTCATGTCCGCCATGCCGATTGCCCGGGCTGAGCAGTACAAGAACTTGTAGCCATTTCTGCGAATGGGAAGAGCAGTGCTCATTAATAATTGTTCATTATCATGACCTTAATGGCAACTACTAAGATTAGCACTTAAATTGGATGAGTTATTTTGATTGCGCTCATAATGTGGAGAAGTCACaacaattcaattaaaaaaaaaaaaagaaaatcttgcaGAGGAAACTTTTTATTTACTACCAAAACCAATACCCAGACTCACTACAGCTGACTTCATTCATGCAatacattttctattttttcagatttaagtataaaaataaaaccagaaaACGAAAGGGCTGGTTTAATGGTGTTTTTACTTTCTGCAATAATTCTGCCTAAACTACAGTTAAACTTACTGAGTCATCCACCTCAGAGCTCCCCACGCAAACACTGGGAGGAAATATCAACTCCACAAAGAGCCGATTGGGAATCAACCCCAGACAGTCCTAACCACTGACCAACCATTCATGCGTCTTCCATAATTAATCAGTGTTGCTGTGCACTTACTCAGCTACAGAGTGGTAGAGCTTGGCAATCCCCTGGTGGGTCCAGTCCTTCCCCAACTGTGGAAGTATCTGTCCAAATACATCTGAcctaaaacatttaaacacataCAAAAATATCAATATCACTGACTATAAGATAGAAATAAATCAAACAGCCACATCAAgtagagaaaaagaaagcagagTACTGACTGTTCAAAAGAGGTCACATAAAGCACGATAACACCGTTTTATCATAAATATAGAACATTATGGGCTGTTCTCCACTAACGAGCATTACTGGCCTATAGGGGAGAAACAGTCTCACCCTCAGCTGGCTGTGTGTCCTTACAgactgaaatgtaaatgtcctcattaTAGTCCCTGTGCTCTTTACCCTGTTAGCCAAAGAAAGCAGCATGTCAGGGGTTGGCCTAAAGGGTCACAGAGATAATAAGCTGCAGTCAATTTGGAGCCGTTTGATGTCGACCACCAATGAACTTCAGGGTGGGCgtcaggaaggcagcaggcatCAGTTTTGTTTCAGAAGAGATATGACTAGCTTTAAAGTAATTAACAGAGCGTGAAACAAATAGAACTGGATTACAGGCTTCATATATGCCATTTGTGAAGGACTTAAATGTGTCCATGGTAGTGAAGCTACTCTGAGCTGGAATCTTATTTTAAGCTTTTGTTCCTTTTTAAATTAACCGAACAATATTATGCAACAATTTAATCTTGTGTTCATTTACCTGCTCCCCACCTTATTTGGTGGATAATAAATAAGGAGCTGTATTTAAAGTATGCAGGCAGTTTATAGAAACACTTGAACACTGCACTATAGATTCCATCTTGGTAGCATAATAATTAGTTTTAGTGCAAAAATGGAGGTTTCCATGGCGAGTTTGCAACAGATGGCTTTAAGTGTTTTAACTATAAAATTAGATCCACATTTTATTACAAGAACTGAAACAGGATGCAACAAAAGATCTATCTAAATGTCGCTTCACTGATTGCTTCCCACCTATATGTTAAAATCAATATTTGtacacattatttttaattgttgttAAAGGATGCAACTAAGGTAGAGCACCCAAGGGAAATTCCTTCTAATAAGGTTTTCTTATTACTGTATATGTACAGGAAAATGTAATTGGATGCTACAATAACTGACTGATTTACTGCCCTGTCTATTACTGTCCATAATTAACATAGCAGCTAGCTTGCTATTACAACTGTGTTCTGTAATATGATTTTCTGAGTGACTGGAAGGCCATACTTTGTGATGGTGCCATCAATGTCAGAGATAATGACTTTGTCGTCCCAGTTCCACAGGTAGATTGTACCCTCACAGCGGCATGTGCCTTGGTATTGAGTGGTGATGCTAAATGTCACATCATttggcccctgcttgagtttcAGACTAgcctggaaaaacaaacaaaaaaatgagatatatatatatatatttttcaacAGCACACGCATTACTCTCTGGCATCATTTTCTTGCCACAGTACAATGACCATCTACAGATCTTTAGAGCCCCCTACAGACTACAAATGGAGCAAACACTAGTTGCAGTTCATAGttagccagcagagggagcacaaaaCAGCCAAATAAAAACACTTGAGACACAAATCTCATTAAGAACTCAGCAAAAAAATAAGCTGATCTTCTGACAATCAGACACTTTTatatttgaaattaaataatattttatgacatttataacaaATCCAGAGAAAGCTTTGTCAATGTGAGAAAGGAAAAGGTGTAAAATGAACTTACAATCTGATCAGAGGAAAGCCGTAGTGactttctgtatgtgtgtgggctGGGATGGTGCTGACCATCCACTGGCTGCAGTCTCTCTTGACAGGATGCTGCGCTCACCTCCTTGGACTCTTCATCACTGGATGAGTCTCTTGCTTTAGGCCTACAGTGCAGTAACCACAGATATGGTAGTCAATTATCACAGACAAGTGGAAAAACATGTTTCAGAAAGATTCGACCTGAAGATCCTTAGatgtataaataaattcaatGTTATCTTAGTTACATTATTAATATTCTTCCTCATTAAACCAAAATATAAGCTCCTCCctatgtataataataatatagttTTTGATTTTCTGGTATCACATACGTTAAGGCCAGCTTCTCCTGAGATGTGGAGGGTCCTTCCTCTCCCGAATGTGGTTCCTCCTTAGTTTCGAGCTTAGTCTCCGACTGGACGAAGTaggcagaaaaataaaattccCAATTAGCcaagtttaaaaaatatctaTATGAAAACAGGACACTGCCCATGAAGAGGGAACAGAAACTAACTGCAGATACCACCtcaaattttgttttgttcactTGTACTAACAACATGCACACCTGCTTGATTGTGCTATCCGCCCTCTTACGCCAGAACCACCAGCGGCCTGACTTCTTTGGCATTTTCTCCTTCACCCAGGCCTCCTCTGTAGCCTGccataaaaaggaaaacaaatacatttaatgATGAGATAGCTGCCAGCTGACAATGAGTGAATGAACAATACAAAGAGTAAAGAATTAAACACACGTTACCTTTGGTAAATTCTTCTGAAATGCTTGAAGGCTTAGAATCAAAGGTGCAGCTAGGGTCCAGTTATAATATCTGAAGACAAAGACAATTACCAATGTGTAATCCTGACCATACGTTTGAAATGTTTCTCTAGTGCATTTCCAATGTGAAGTAAAAACAGTTACATACCTATTTCCTATCCTTACTACCAGGTTGGGGTTGTCTATAATTGCTGGATTTTCAGCAAATTCATGATAGGTAATGATATGCTCCATAAACCTTTCTGGAAATGAACAGGGGAGAAGAAGACTAATTAAAGACAGCTGATGAAAAGGTCAGTGGTGGTGAGAAATAACATCTTAGTAGACATAAAGGTCAGGAAACTTTTTCTTCTGATAACCCCAGAGAGCTTCTAAAGCCTAAATCCCAAAGGATTAATATAACCTAGAGACCTCTAACAGTTTGTAATGACTGCGGAGGTAGTCTGTGATCATCGTTTGTAATGCAATAAATGCAGGGCAAATTAACAAcaacatttaaccaaatatggACATCCTGTTATGATATTAGTCCAGAGGAAATGAGCATGTTCTTGCTTTTTTGCTCTTCTTTCCCCTTAAAGAATTATGTtgttatctttaaaatgaatgagagaaatggCAGGActctcatatttaaaaaaataaaataaaaaatgtgcatAAAAATAGCATAAGATAGAAGCATGTTGACTCGGATGACCAacgttttttctgctgtttaacaAGGTTATGACATCATATTCAGAGATGAAGACACATTTCCTGAAGAGTTAAAGTACATGTTAATTTGATGAGAGGGAAAGTACTTCTGGGTACGACATTTACACATCTGAACAAATATGTATCTGAGAACAGCTTCCTCTAACAGTAGCTGGACACTTTATGTGGCTAATCCAGAAGGTGCAACAAAGTTAGCTGAATGTTTACTGGCTTAAGACAAAAATGTTCACTTTATGATACATTTTGTTGTGAGTGTCATGCTCGTGTACCTTTGGATATTTCAGCATTTTCTGTCAGGCCTCCACACAGAGAAAGAGTAACATCAGGGAGGTCACTAGTTGAGTCAGAGAGACACTCTGTCCCGCTGTCAGCTGCAGCACTACCCACCGACTGTGGGGACTGTGAACCAGAGTGCATCTCAGAGTCAATCCAGTGCTTAGCAGCTGCCTCAGTCTCACTGgagaaaagagaaggagaagaaaagggTTACAACATGTCATGATACTGGTCTTTCAGGCTGTCAGTGACACTTCAGAGGAGAAATCGCTTTggcttttattttataattacaAAGGTTAAGTAATTAGGCAGATCTTTAACCATCATACCTCTTAGGAAAATATCGTGCAGCAACATCAGGTTCAAGTACATTCAAGTCATCTAAGTAGATATCCTCAGGACCCTGATGCTGGCTCCTCTTCGGAACACCTACATacaatatatttacaaattacAAACTCATAACCAAGACAAGCCTTAAAAAAGCACCAATCTGCAGCCACCTAACATACCTTTCTTCTTTGATGGTGAATCTGTCTGCTGGTTACTGGAAGAGGTGGAGGTTGCTATGCTTGATTGCAGGATATCAAGGGGTTCTGTAGGGGCTTCCGGACTAACAGATGATATGGTGCTAACAGACGATATTGGAATCACAGGTGTTACAGTGGTGACGGGGGTGCGTGGCTCGGGCTTGACAATGTTACACACTGAAGAGGAGGTGGCATCGCCTTTTTCAACCTCAGTCTCATTCTCCATGGCCTCCGAGCTGAGGATGACACGGAAATGGGTGCTCTCTGATGGGGTGATGGTCACTTTTTTCAGTGGTTCTGATTTCTCCTTCTTGGTGACCTAAAAAAATTGGACGTAATGTTATTGTGATGATGAGTCAACTGGCAATGGTTTGAACTCCACTGGGAAGAACTGCTCACCCTTGTGGTTTCTGGAAATTCTCCCCATGTCCACTGCATGTGAGACTCAGCTCTGAGCAAACTCTCTGAAGGCCTCATCACCAGTTCTGAGTCACTCTTTGGGGTAAAGGCCTGAGACAAGCTATGGCTGCAGGGGTGTAAAAAGAAATGCCAAGTATTAGTAAAACAGGTGCTACTTACACGTCTGTGCTATCTTTGCTAACGACTTTCGGTTCATGTCAGCACATACCCATCACCAGCTGGCCAGTCCCCATCAGACATTGGATAACCATCAAGGCTGTGTCTGGCTGCGGGTAATTTAGGGTCAATGTCACGCACTGTAGTCACTGAAGGTGATCTAAATTCAGGGTGCAGAAGAAGCATAATAATTAACTGATCTCTTCACACAAATCTGGCTAGAAGCGTTGAATAAACATACCTTGATACATGAACTGTAGTTTCCTCGTCAGAGCTGAGATCCATTTCAAAGATCTCCTCATTTTGCCCAGTACTAGACATAGCAGCAGTGGTAGCAGCGGGTGCATTAGCAGCAACAGCATTACCAGTAGTGACTGACGGCGGGGTCAGTTCCTCTCTACGGGGGTCTCCTTTGTGCTTCTTTCTccgtcttttcttcttttttgtggcCACAGTGCTTGGAGCAGGAGGTTCAGGAGGGTCCTCTGGGTCGGCGGGGTCATCTTCCAGATCTTTTGGTGCCCTGTGCTCCACCTCTGAGATCCAGAACAGGTGACTCTCGGTGGGGATTGGGGAGGTGGCCAAATGGGCAGGAACAATCTGCTGAAATAGGAAAGCAGGACATGAGGATTAAGATATGTTTAAACAAGGATAATCGTAGTTTGAAACACAATATTGACTCAGGTCCTGCAGAATAAGGTAGAAGTCACTGCTGAGATGTCACAATAGCAGCCTGAGCAAAGGTTAACTATGCAATATGGTGGAGTAATCACTTCTTCCTACAAACACTGCCCTACATTTCTACTTCAAGAATGCTGTTAAGCAAAGGCAAGACTGTTGTTGTGTTGGGTCAACGAAAGCAAAGTGAAAGATGTTTTGAAAACATGTCTGaagtttcatttctttttttcaacatGAAATATTTCATGACTTTGCTAcattaaaactcaaaacaagacTGCACAAAAAGGAGAATGAACAAATTATATATCTGGAAAAATGTCTCAATGAAACTTTGTGTCATTAGCCTTTAGCAGTtttgttactttatttattttaattatgctTATGGCTTACATTTTGTTGCTCAGCTTCCTGCACAAAAAAGGCCTCTCCATTGTCACCAAGCTTCATATGCAGGTCTACAGGCTCTCCATTCACTTCGATGTCGATCTGGAAAGAAGACACATAATTCCCTTTCGAACATGTGCTCCTCTCTTATTAGTCTGACATCTTCTGAACAATTTGTCACTTTTATCTGAATGAGCTTCCTGCTCACTTTCCTATAAAAGTCACGAGTAACAATTGTGCTTTACTTTTAACATGGCAAAAGCTTCAACAGCATGAAGGCACATTAACTGACAGACATGTACAGGACCATGGCTTACTGACTTAAGACACTCTCTCGTGCTTTTGACATTGTCATCTCACTATCTCAGTGTGGCTTTTGAATATGCCCACAGATTGATTAACTCGCTCTCTCTGTTACAGTCATGAAGATTATGTGATAAACATTAACATAAAGTGACCGGTGTCTAAATGCCAACACTTTAACAGACTGAAGAAGCCAGCAATGTTAAGTATGCAATTTTTGAAGAGGGCTGTATTGGCACTGCTGTTCAAATGTAAAAACTGCCAATGCAATAGTacagaacagaaaataaaataggaCACTGACACTGAAAACAGTTATTCATTGACGTCAATCACCCTGTGTATCAACCAATAAAAATCTTACATTACCCTTTTTagttgacttttaaaaaaaatttaaaaaaaacccatcacaCTGGTTGTTTTATTATACTTCCATTATTTTGCAAGATCACATACATGGTCTGTATGCACTCAGAGACCCATCTTCCTCCAGAGCCTTTAAAAAAACCTAATAAGCGTATGGGTCTTCTGGGCTTGCTTTCTGTGGAGCCTGCCAACAGAACAAGGCCATTCATGTTTGCCAGATAAACCCCAGTGGACCAGGGGGCCATTCAGAAATTTGACAccgaaaacaaaaaacaaaacaaaaaagaaaaaacaggtcACGTCTGGCAGAGACTACAGGAGGAGACAGACTCTGACTCACAAGTGCTCTGCAACTTGAAACCAAATCATCAATATTAATTTACAACCAATGGCTGTAGAAATAATCAGTTTTTCTCCCTCTTGTGCTATCCGTCTGGTTGTACATTTGATGCTGTCCTTTACTGTTGCTGTGGGTTCTCTACAGCCTCAAGATTTAATTTCACCCCTTCAGGGGTGCTGGAGGAAATTTATGTGTGGTAGTGGCTGGTAATTTCAATGCCCAATTAATAATGAGCTAGAATAAATGAGGGTCCTCTTCAGCTGTTCACAGTGTGTGACAGGTTACATGCACTTGAATAGCTGAGATGTGGATTTGCCAACACTGTGCTCCATCACTGGAATGATTGCGAGGCACGGCCACTTACAAATGCTTGAATTAAGGCAGGATATTaagatgttttggggtttggttttttttgctttgttaaaCACAAGTCTATTTCACTCTTGACGTTCACTTTTCAGATTAGAAGAACAGGAAAATAATATGTGTAAGTGCACTTAATTAACATCTCTAATGTTTTTAGAAACCACATAGTACTTGAAAAACTTTTCTGGTTGCCAACCAAAGTGACTGATGTACGGGAACAGACACACTATCAGCAGCCAAATTTTAATTAGTATTTGGCAAACAGTTATAGCTGAATTCCCACTCATAATTCTCTAAAATATCTGCATGTCAGTACCAAATACCACACAATTTATTGCATTTATCGCAAAAGCACAAGGCACTAATAACTGATCTCAGGGACAGACATAACTGTTTGTTACACAACAGCCCCTGTTCAGGCCTCCTTCACGTTTCCTCCCTCTCCCACACATAGAAGTTGTAAAGCTGCTGTTGCCATAGAAACCACTCATTCATTCCTCCCCTTTAAGCCCATCGGGATTCTGGGTAGGTGGTGAGACAGTGTCAGTTCCCCCCGCAAATCATTATCCACTCCGGTTCACCAGCAAGTAAATAAGCTCTCTAAGCTAGTGCACAACATAACCATACTAAGAAGTACAGCTGCAGCTATCGATTATTTTAGTAATCGAGTCATCTATCAATTATTCCATCGAGTAACTGATTAGAAATACCTTTGTCTTATTATCGAGATATAttcaaaagtgaaaaataaataagagaaaaaaatctaattggtttccagtttgtttgttttttgtttcatctgCCATCTGCTTCACttgtcaaaaaaaacaaaaacaaaatttaatatGACACCTAAATACAAAggatttgtttttggtttttcaaataatacattttcttaaatgcaaaaaaatttaaatactcAAATAAGAGGCATAAAActaaggatttaaaaaaaaaatatatctttaGTCTGTCTTCTTGGAATGCTTTATGAGTTTTTGTACATGTTTCTGCGTGTTTGAGTCTGCAAGTTAATGAGTAAGTTTGTGTCTGCAAGCCTTTAAAGGAGAATGTGGTGGCTGTAATGAAGAGAAGCGAGTATATCAGCATTCTGAAGTTTGACCAGTGTGTTGATGCAAAGTTTTTGTGTTGCTGAAAATaagatgatggtgatggtgcAGACATTAATGATATTAAAGATGATTCACCgtttttaaatattactgcaATTCATTGAGACACTATTTTATATGTATTCACTTGTGaataaatgttataaaaatCTTGAAATAAACGTGGTGTAGTACACACCATGCCCCCCCTTTATACTCTCTCCTGTTCGCTTCCATGTAAAAACATGGAAGCGAACATGTAAAACATGGAAGCCCTTAGTCTTCAGCAAGATATATAATTGAACTATTCTGGAATCAGACTACGTTAAcagttcctctgcatttttttaatgtagcctTACTTCTGGAAACCTACTGCAGATTTTTCATTGCGTGAAACAAACGACGGTCGATGGAGTTGCTACAAAGTTTGCTTTTCTTCACATCAAGAGTTTGTTGATCAGATGCTTTGCCAATGACCCCCCCCTCTAGTTTTTTCCCCAGGAAAGGCATTAATGTTGATCTCAGGAATATCACTGCTgtttatgattttctttttctcaacaGAGCTCACGTCTCGTTAATAGCTCCGCCTCTTTGCTCTTTGCCGTGTGTAAAAAGACTCCTAGTTTAACTATCCCAGCTTCATCATCACTAGTGTTGTGTTATCAGTGTATACCGGCTTAACTTccttaaactttttttattcaCACGCTGCTCATAAATACTTTTGTATTACACAAATGTTTTCAGTCGTAAATGTGGGTGGATCGCTCGGGTTTGCGTTTCCATGGTAACAATGGCGCGCTACAATCATCGAAGCAAAGAATTTGTATTGAGACTTTTTTTATAATCTGATTATTCGTAATACTCAATACCAGTCCTACTAAAAATAGATGTTAAGACAAGTTCACCATTCTTACTTGTGTTATGGAAcaaacacttaaaataaatacatcatatATTCCATCCATTACCAATTTCTTGCTGAAtaccaacattttttttaacttaatatAACCCTATAAACTGAAAAAACCTCAATAACATAGACATAACAGTGAGCCATAGCATTTGCATCTACATCTCCCTACTACAATACACTAATACACTCAACCTACTCTCCCTGCTATAAGGCCAATGTAGAGGTGCTACAAAAAGTGAGAAGTGGACTCAAGTGCTCATCATCCATGATTAATTGGATCGGGTCTCCCAGGCAAGATGATATAGTAACAAATACCATCAATGAGGGAGAACAGCCCAGAGCATCCCGTCTATGTTGAGCAAACATAAAAGATTTCCCTGAATGATTCATAGCCTGTGATTTCGATGCTCAGTATTTGTTAATTACCCACACTGGGATTGGAGAGTCATATGCTTTTTTTGATCCCAGTGTGGAGGAGCTTTGTTCAGGGGAGGACATTATGACTGTGTCCTGGGGGAGATGTCCTTAACGCCATTTTGCGCATGATGGAATTGATATGAAACGCATTCCATCGATTAAATAGGTTGGCATCTTTTCATCCGCACttttaattgaattaaataTAGTTACATTTTTTAAGCCTTTGCATTGAACTTCCACATTAGCAAAACCTCATTGATCAGTTTGAAAAATGAATATTATAATCAGGAGCAGAGAACATTTTTAATATCCAATGTTAATCCAATGTTAAAACTTGGTACATATATTACCCACAATGCAACTCAACCACCAACAGTTCAGTCAAGTGATTTGGGCGTGTTGTggggaa
It includes:
- the lpin2 gene encoding phosphatidate phosphatase LPIN2 isoform X2, whose translation is MVMKRPRSWGNRELLGSNTEDNTDNSEQDEPSSQRSSWFLADTMNYVGQLAGQVLVTVKELYKGINQATLSGCIDVVVVRQRDGTYQCSPFHVRFGKLGVLRSKEKVIDIEVNGEPVDLHMKLGDNGEAFFVQEAEQQNIVPAHLATSPIPTESHLFWISEVEHRAPKDLEDDPADPEDPPEPPAPSTVATKKKKRRRKKHKGDPRREELTPPSVTTGNAVAANAPAATTAAMSSTGQNEEIFEMDLSSDEETTVHVSRSPSVTTVRDIDPKLPAARHSLDGYPMSDGDWPAGDGHSLSQAFTPKSDSELVMRPSESLLRAESHMQWTWGEFPETTRVTKKEKSEPLKKVTITPSESTHFRVILSSEAMENETEVEKGDATSSSVCNIVKPEPRTPVTTVTPVIPISSVSTISSVSPEAPTEPLDILQSSIATSTSSSNQQTDSPSKKKGVPKRSQHQGPEDIYLDDLNVLEPDVAARYFPKSETEAAAKHWIDSEMHSGSQSPQSVGSAAADSGTECLSDSTSDLPDVTLSLCGGLTENAEISKERFMEHIITYHEFAENPAIIDNPNLVVRIGNRYYNWTLAAPLILSLQAFQKNLPKATEEAWVKEKMPKKSGRWWFWRKRADSTIKQSETKLETKEEPHSGEEGPSTSQEKLALTPKARDSSSDEESKEVSAASCQERLQPVDGQHHPSPHTYRKSLRLSSDQIASLKLKQGPNDVTFSITTQYQGTCRCEGTIYLWNWDDKVIISDIDGTITKSDVFGQILPQLGKDWTHQGIAKLYHSVAENGYKFLYCSARAIGMADMTRGYLQWVNDGGTILPRGPLMLSPSSLFSAFHREVIEKKPEIFKIECLTDIKNLFQNNKQPFYAAFGNRANDVFAYKEVGVPVCRIFTVNPKGELIQEQTKGNKSSYGRLSELVEHVFPLLSKEQNEAFVMPEYSSFCYWRQPIPEINPDELL
- the lpin2 gene encoding phosphatidate phosphatase LPIN2 isoform X1, which produces MVMKRPRSWGNRELLGSNTEDNTDNSEQDEPSSQRSSWFLADTMNYVGQLAGQVLVTVKELYKGINQATLSGCIDVVVVRQRDGTYQCSPFHVRFGKLGVLRSKEKVIDIEVNGEPVDLHMKLGDNGEAFFVQEAEQQNQIVPAHLATSPIPTESHLFWISEVEHRAPKDLEDDPADPEDPPEPPAPSTVATKKKKRRRKKHKGDPRREELTPPSVTTGNAVAANAPAATTAAMSSTGQNEEIFEMDLSSDEETTVHVSRSPSVTTVRDIDPKLPAARHSLDGYPMSDGDWPAGDGHSLSQAFTPKSDSELVMRPSESLLRAESHMQWTWGEFPETTRVTKKEKSEPLKKVTITPSESTHFRVILSSEAMENETEVEKGDATSSSVCNIVKPEPRTPVTTVTPVIPISSVSTISSVSPEAPTEPLDILQSSIATSTSSSNQQTDSPSKKKGVPKRSQHQGPEDIYLDDLNVLEPDVAARYFPKSETEAAAKHWIDSEMHSGSQSPQSVGSAAADSGTECLSDSTSDLPDVTLSLCGGLTENAEISKERFMEHIITYHEFAENPAIIDNPNLVVRIGNRYYNWTLAAPLILSLQAFQKNLPKATEEAWVKEKMPKKSGRWWFWRKRADSTIKQSETKLETKEEPHSGEEGPSTSQEKLALTPKARDSSSDEESKEVSAASCQERLQPVDGQHHPSPHTYRKSLRLSSDQIASLKLKQGPNDVTFSITTQYQGTCRCEGTIYLWNWDDKVIISDIDGTITKSDVFGQILPQLGKDWTHQGIAKLYHSVAENGYKFLYCSARAIGMADMTRGYLQWVNDGGTILPRGPLMLSPSSLFSAFHREVIEKKPEIFKIECLTDIKNLFQNNKQPFYAAFGNRANDVFAYKEVGVPVCRIFTVNPKGELIQEQTKGNKSSYGRLSELVEHVFPLLSKEQNEAFVMPEYSSFCYWRQPIPEINPDELL
- the lpin2 gene encoding phosphatidate phosphatase LPIN2 isoform X3 — translated: MNYVGQLAGQVLVTVKELYKGINQATLSGCIDVVVVRQRDGTYQCSPFHVRFGKLGVLRSKEKVIDIEVNGEPVDLHMKLGDNGEAFFVQEAEQQNQIVPAHLATSPIPTESHLFWISEVEHRAPKDLEDDPADPEDPPEPPAPSTVATKKKKRRRKKHKGDPRREELTPPSVTTGNAVAANAPAATTAAMSSTGQNEEIFEMDLSSDEETTVHVSRSPSVTTVRDIDPKLPAARHSLDGYPMSDGDWPAGDGHSLSQAFTPKSDSELVMRPSESLLRAESHMQWTWGEFPETTRVTKKEKSEPLKKVTITPSESTHFRVILSSEAMENETEVEKGDATSSSVCNIVKPEPRTPVTTVTPVIPISSVSTISSVSPEAPTEPLDILQSSIATSTSSSNQQTDSPSKKKGVPKRSQHQGPEDIYLDDLNVLEPDVAARYFPKSETEAAAKHWIDSEMHSGSQSPQSVGSAAADSGTECLSDSTSDLPDVTLSLCGGLTENAEISKERFMEHIITYHEFAENPAIIDNPNLVVRIGNRYYNWTLAAPLILSLQAFQKNLPKATEEAWVKEKMPKKSGRWWFWRKRADSTIKQSETKLETKEEPHSGEEGPSTSQEKLALTPKARDSSSDEESKEVSAASCQERLQPVDGQHHPSPHTYRKSLRLSSDQIASLKLKQGPNDVTFSITTQYQGTCRCEGTIYLWNWDDKVIISDIDGTITKSDVFGQILPQLGKDWTHQGIAKLYHSVAENGYKFLYCSARAIGMADMTRGYLQWVNDGGTILPRGPLMLSPSSLFSAFHREVIEKKPEIFKIECLTDIKNLFQNNKQPFYAAFGNRANDVFAYKEVGVPVCRIFTVNPKGELIQEQTKGNKSSYGRLSELVEHVFPLLSKEQNEAFVMPEYSSFCYWRQPIPEINPDELL